The Bosea sp. AS-1 region CGTATTGAACAACGCCGATGTGCTGCCCGTGCCGGTGATGGCCGAGACGGCGACGAAGTCCTCGGAAAAGCCCGGGCTGCTGGGCCGATTCTATGCCGCCATCCTCGAAAGCCGGATGCGCTCGGCGGCTCGCGAGCTGCGCGCCCGCAATCTCCTCGTCAACGAGGCAGGGATCGTGCTCGGCGGCATTCCGTTCACCAGTCTGTCGAACGACGCGTCGCTGCCCTTCAACCGCTGAATTCACGGCGCCGCGGCTAGCTCGCGCGCCGATAGCACCCAGGATCGGAACCATGATCGTCATCATCAAGCATATAGCCGAGCGGATCGCCGATGCGGCGAAGTTCGCCGCCGCCGTCTGGCACGATGCGCGCAGCCTGCAGGCTGAGGCAGAGGCCAAGTACGGCCATATCGACTTCTGAAGTCGAAGCGTAACGGCCTCACGCTCCAGCTCTCGAAGCACGGAGTGTCGGAGGTCAGGCAGGGCGGCGGGGCCTTTGGGCTGCGCCGCCTTTTTTCATGACCAGTGTCGCCCAGCCTTCGCGCAGCGACTGGCTGGCGAGAGAAACGCCCTGGTGCCGGTAGGCCGAGACCACGCCGGCGACATCCATGGCGAGCAGGCCGGACAAGATCAGCGTTCCGTCCGACGAGAGGGCGCGCGCCAGCGCGGGGGCGAGGCGCTTCAGCGGCCCAGCCAGGATATTGGCGAAGATCAGGTCGAAATGGCCGGGCCGGTTGGCCTTGGCGTGACGCAGCCCCGGCGCGACATAGAGATCGAGCGCATGCGGCGCATGGTTGAGCCGGGCATTATGGGCCGAGACCTCGACCGCGACGGCATCGATATCGCCGGCGACGACCTTGCGCTTGATCTGCTTGGCGAGTGCCAGCGCCAGGATGCCCGTGCCGGTGCCGACATCGAGGCCATGGCGAGGGCGACGCTTCTTCAGCGCGGCGTCGAGCGCCAGCAGACAGCCGGATGTGGTGCCGTGATGGCCGGTGCCGAAGGCGAGCGCCGCCTCGATCTCGATGGCCACGTCGTTGACCCGCACGACATCGCGATCATGCGCGCCATGAACGATGACGCGGCCGGCGCGCACCGGCTTCAGCCCATCGAGGCTGGTCGCGACCCAGTCCTGCTGGTTGACCGTGGTGAAGGGCGTGCTGTCGATGCTGTCGCCGACGATCGGCCGCAGCATGTCGCGCACGGCCTCCTCGTCCGGATGGTGGGCGAAATAGATCTCCACCTTCCAGGGCGCGTTGAGCGAGAGCGTGGTGACGCCTTCCTCAACTTCGAAGGACGAGATTGCCGTCTCTGTCGGGTCGAAGACTTCGCCGAGCAGTTCGGTCAGGGCCCGGGCCTTTTCGCCCGAGGTGGAGAGTTCGAGGACGGTCGCGACCGTCGCTGGCAGGAGGCCTTCGCGCATGGGCTGCGATTAGCAGGCGCGCCCGGCGCTGTCATCGGAAATGGCCGCTGGAGCTACCGAAACCTCGCGTTCAGCAATGGACGTTATGGGGTGGGCCATGACGCCCACCACGCGCAGGATCATCGTCAAGGCAAGCGTTGCGACCGTGTCGTCGATCGCGGCCTCGCTCGGCCTCGCCGTCACGATCGTGCCGCTGCTTGGTGGCGTCGTCGACGGCAATGCCTGGCTGATGTGCATCCTCTGCCCGCTACTGATTGCCTGGCCCGTGAGCGCCTGGCAGTTCCGGCAGGCGGAGCGCTTTCGCGAGGCCCGCAACGAGATCGCGCGGCTGCACCGGGAGCTGGTGGAGGCACATCGCGAATTGTCGGCCGCCCACGCGGCGGCCGTCGAGAAGGCGCGGCGCGACGGCATGACCGGCCTGCTGAACCGCGGGAGCTTCCTCACCGCCTTGCGCGAGTCGATGGCGGGAGGCGGGGAGGGCGCGCTCCTGTTCATCGACGCCGATCATTTCAAGCAGATCAATGACCGCTTCGGCCATCCGGCCGGGGACGATGCCTTGCAGAGTCTGGCGACGGCGATTGCCGGCACGGTCGGGGCTGGCGACCTCTCGGGCCGGCTCGGCGGCGAGGAGTTCGCCGTCTACCTGCCCGGGCTTGCCGCTGATGAGGCCCGCCTGATGGCCGCGAAGATCCTGGAAGCGGTCCGGTCCCTCAGGATCGATGTTGCCGCTGACAGGACGATCGCGCTGACGGTGAGCATCGGCGCCGCGGTCCAGACCGGCGGCGTGACGCTCAACGAACTGATCGCCGAGGCCGACGAGCAGCTCTACCGGGCGAAGACCCTCGGGCGGAACCGCGCCGCTTTCGCGCTGGACGTGGCTGCCGTCGCCTGAAGCCGCTCGTGTCAGGCGTGCTGGTCGTTCAGCGCGGCGAAGACCTGCGCGAAGTTGCCGTTCGCCTCGGCATAACGTAGCGGCTTGCAGCGCTCGACGATCACCTCGGCAGCGTCCGGCCGGGTCTCAAGGATCGTCATCACCTCGGCGGTGAAGTCGGCCAGCGGCATGGCGGCCGGGTCCACGGCCTGCTGGGCGCCCATCAGTTCCGTCTGCACATAGGGCGGGGCGATCTCGATCACTTCGACCGGCGTGTTCCTGAGCTGCTCCCGCAGGCCGATCGACCAGGAATGGATCGCAGCCTTGGTGGCGCTGTAGGTCGGAGTCAGGGCCAGCGGCACGAAGGCGAGGCCGGAGGAGACTGTCAGGACCGTGGCGCGCGGCTGCTTCAGGAGATGCGGCAGGAGCGCCGTGGTCAGGCGGATCGGACCGAGCAGATTGGTCGCGATCGTCTCCTCGGCGATGGCGAGGCTGATGCCGGCGGGAATATCCTCGGGCTTCATGATGCCGGCATTGTTGAGGACGGCATTGAGCTTCGGGAAGCGCTCGACGGTTTGTCGGGCGAAGGCTTCGATATCGGCCCTGTCCTGGATGTCGAGCAGCATCGAGGCCATGCCGGGGTTGGCGGCAGTGACCTCGTCGAGCACCCGTTCGCGCCGGCCGGCGATGATGATCTGATTGCCCCTGGCGTGCAGCGCCTCCGCCAGCGCCCGGCCGATGCCCGAGCCGCCGCCGGTGATGAGAATGGTGTTTCCGGAGATGTTCATCGCAAAGCCCTCTCGTGGTTGCGTGAGAGGAGATGGCGCCCTTACTCTTCATTGGAAAGAAGGCGCTTGAAAGTGCCATACGTACCAAAAGGAGAGTGTTGGGTGCAGACGATCCGGACTGCCATGGCGGTGATGCATGCCCGCAGCGAGGCGGTCCCGCCGGTGAGCCCGGCAGTGGAGTCGCTGGTGCGACAGGTGATTGCGCAGGTGGCGGACAAATGGACGATGCTGGTGCTGGAGGCGCTCGAGGAGCGCGGCACGCTACGTTTCACCGAGGTCGGGCGCATGGTCGGCGGCATCAGCCAGAAGATGCTGACCAAGACGCTGCGGGAGATGGAGCGGGACGGGCTCGTCCTCCGTACCGTTCATCCGGTCATTCCGCCGCATGTCGATTACACCCTGACCGAGCTGGGGCGGGAGCTCAGCGCGGCATTCTGCGGCGTTTGGGTCTGGGCCGAAACCTATTACGGAGAAGTCTCGGCCGCGCGGAAGGCGTTCCGGGCGCGAGAGGAAGGGGCGTGATGCTGCCCCTTCGAGTAAGGCCCGATCGCCATGCGCTCATCCGGCAGTTCTGCCCTGTCTGCGCAGGAAGACGATCTGCACGGTCAACCCGATGACGAGCGCCGCGAGGATGCTTCCCTGTGCGCCGAGAAGGAGCGGGGATTTCAGGTCGGTGACGAAGGGGTGCCCGTCCGGGACGCGACGAAGGATCTCGGTCACGGTCGGCAGCATGAGCAGGAAGGCCGTCAGGCTGAGGGCTATGGTTTCGACATATCTCGTTGCACGGTCGGGAATCGGCAGCCGGCCAACGGCATAGCCGATGAGGAGCAGCAGCAGCGTGAGCGCGCCGATCACGTTGCTCACGGGCTGATGCGCGACGAGGAAGACCGTCGCGGCACCAATCAGCATCGAGACGAAATAGACGATGCCGGCGGGCGAACGGGGGACGATCCGGCCATGGAGAGCAAACATATAGGCGGCGGCCGGAATGGCCGGCAGGCTGCCGAGTGTGTGTACCCAGCCAAGAGATGAAATGCCGAACATGGAAGATGCCTTTTCAGCGAGAGGTTGAATGGCGGCAATGCGCTGCAGGTGCCGCGAAGCAAAATCTATCTACTAGTTGGTAGGTTACTTAGGCGCGTATTTTCACGTTTCGGCGAGCGATGCTCATCGCGGTGCTGTCAGCTGTTCCAGTCGCGGATGAATGATGGCCCCGAAGATCTTGGGGTCGCCATAGGCGCGGGCCGAGAGCATCGCGCCATGGACGCAGGCCATGAAGGCTTCCGCCTCGGCCTTGGCTGAACCGGAGAGCTGCAGGCTGCCTTGCGTTGCGCCGCGTTCGAGGACCGAAGTCAGCCAGGCTGACAGGGCGCGAAAATGGGCGCGGACCTCGAGTGCGATCTCCGGTGGGAGGACGGGAATCTGGCTCGCCAGCAGGGCACAAACGCAGATCGGCGCGCTGGCGTCGCCGATACAGGCCTCCCAATAACCCGTATAGGCACGCAATTGCTGTGCAGGATCCGGGAACTGGCGTTCCAGGGCGGCAATACCGGCCTCGGCCTCTTCCCGATAGCGGGCGACAAGCGTGCGGACGAGGTCGGCCTTGCTGGGAAAATGATGGTGGATGCTCGCATTGCGGATGCCGACCACCTTCGCGATGTCGGCATAGCTGAAGCCGTTATACCCGCCCTCGATCAGCAGGGAGCGGGCGCAACGCAGGATTTCATCGGATGTCGACGCTGAGGCGGTCATACTCGATTTCTACCTACTAGTAAGTAGGTCGTCAAGGCGCGCTCAATCGCCGCAGCGGCGGACCTCAACCCGCTCTCTGTACGAACGAGTCCAGCACCATCTTCCGGCCGGCCTTGTCGAAATCGACGGTGAGCTTGTTGCCATCGACACTGGCGACGGAGCCGGGGCCGAACTTGACGTGGAAGACGCGGGCACCTTCGCCATAGGCGGATTCACCGGTGGATTTTGCCGTCAGCTCACCCTCGATCAGGAGCGGGCCGCGTTGACGTGAGCTGCCGCCAAAGCCGCGGCCGCTCTCGGAGAAGCCGCTGTTCTTGGCGCGGTTCTCCTGCGCGCGCTGCCAGCCCGGCGTGTTGTAGGTCGAGCCGAAGCTCTCCATCCGGTCGAAGCGCGAGGCGCCGTAGCCGCCTTGCGAATAGCTGGTCGGGGCCTGCTCGACCTCGACATGTTCCTCCGGCAACTCATCGATGAAGCGCGAGGGCAGGCTGGTCTGCCAGAGGCCGTGGATGCGCCGGTTCGAGGCGAAATAGAGCTTCAGCTTCTTGCGGGCGCGCGTGAGGCCGACATGGGCGAGGCGGCGCTCTTCCTCAAGACCTGCGCGACCGTTCTCGTCGAGCGCGCGCTGGTTGGGGAACAGCCCTTCCTCCCAGCCGGGCAGGAAGACGGTGTCGAATTCCAGCCCCTTGGCCGCATGCAATGTCATGATCGAGACGCGGCGTTGCTCGGCTTCGCCGCCATCGGCGTCCATCACCAGCGAGACGTGCTCGAGGAAGGCGGGCAGGTCGGGGAACTCGTCGAGCGAGCGGACGAGCTCCTTGAGGTTTTCGAGGCGCCCGGCGGCGTCGGCCGAGCGGTCCTTCTTCCACATCTCGGTGTAGCCGCTCTCCTCCAGCACGAGCTCGGCGAGCTCGCCCTGGCGCATATGCTCGGCGCGGGCCGACCAGCGGCCGAAGGCATCGACCAGTTCGCGCAGCGCCGTGCGGGCCTTGGGCTTCAACTCGTCGCTCTCGACCGCGGCGCGGGCCGATTGCATCAGCGAGAAACCGGTGGCGCGGGCGTGGTTGTGCAGGAGCTGGACCGTCGCGTCGCCGAGGCCGCGCTTGGGCACGTTGACGATGCGCTCGAAGGCGAGATCGTCGGTCGGCGAGACCACGCAGCGCAGATAGGCGAGCGCATCGCGGATTTCGGCGCGCTCATAGAAGCGCGGGCCGCCGATGACGCGGTAGGGCACGCCAGCCTGGACGAAGCGCTCCTCGATTTCGCGCATCTGCGCCGAGATGCGCACCAGCACCGCGACCTCACCGAGGTCGAGGCCCTTGGCTTGCATGGCTTCGATTTCGTCGGAGACGAGGCGGGCCTCCTCCTGGCTGTCCCAGGCGCCAGTGATGGTGACCTTCTCGCCGAGCGCATCCTCGGTGCGGAGCGTCTTGCCGAGGCGGCCTTCATTGCGGGCTATGAGCTTGGAGGCAGTCGCGAGGATATGGCCGGTCGAGCGGTAGTTGCGCTCCAGCCGGATCACGGTCGCGCCTGGAAAGTCGTGCTCGAAGCGCAGGATGTTGTCGACCTCGGCGCCGCGCCAGCCATAGATCGACTGGTCGTCGTCGCCGACGCAGCAGATGTTGCGGCGGCCCTGCGCCAGCAGGCGCAGCCAGAGATACTGGGCGGTGTTGGTGTCCTGGTACTCGTCGACCAGGATGTAGCGGAAGCGCTCGTGATAGGTCTGCAGCACATCCGGGTAGTCGCGGAACAGCGTCAGGCAGTGTAGCAGCAGATCGCCGAAATCGACGGCATTGAGCGCGAGCAGCCGCTCCTGATAAGCGGCATAGAGCTTGCCCCCCTTGCCATGGGCGAAGACGGCGGCCTCGCCCGCCGGCACGTCCTTGGGCGCGAGCCCGCGATTCTTCCATGAGTCGATGAAGCCTGCCAGCATGCGGCCGGGCCAGCGCTTCTCGTCGATGTTCTCGGCCTGGATCACCTGCTTCATCAGGCGGATCTGGTCGTCGGTGTCGAGGATGGTGAAGTCGCTGCGCAGGTCGAGGAGCTCGGCGTGGCGGCGCAGCAGCTTGGCCGAGATCGAGTGGAAGGTGCCGAGCCAGGGCATGCCCTCGGCAACCGGGCCGACCAGATGGGCGACGCGCTCCTTCATCTCGCGCGCCGCCTTGTTGGTGAAGGTCACGGCGAGGATCTGGGAGGGATAGGCGCGGCCGGTCGAGATCAGATGGCCGATGCGGGTGGTCAGCACGCGGGTCTTGCCGGTTCCGGCGCCGGCCAGCACCAGAACCGGGCCTTCCGTCGCCTCGACCGCCTGGCGCTGCTCCGGGTTCAGCCCTGCGAGATAGCCGGCTGCCGGCTGCGCGGCTGCACGCGCGGCGAGGCCGCCGGGGCGGGGCGAGGGAGCGGAAAAGGCGTCTGTCTCTGACAAGGGTATGCGCTGCTCGTGCGTGATTCGTTCTCCAGCGAATATAGGGCGTCGATGTCAGGATTGCGCCCTGCCGGAGCGATCATTTTATACTCCGTTCCACAAGGAGGTGGCAGCAATGGCAGAGCCGGACAGGCAAAACCGCTGGGAGATCACCAATCAGGTGCCGATACTGGCCGGGTACGACGCCTTCGCCGCGGATCCGGCCTTGCCCGGCATCGTCTCTGCATTCGGTGCCGACTGGGCGCGCGAGAGGCTACACGAGGCGGGGCGGACGATCGGCTCGGCGCGGGTGCAGGAGCTGGCTTATCTCGCCAACCGCTACACGCCCGAACTTCGGGCCTTCGACCGTTTCGGCAACCGCATCGACGAGATCGCGTTCCACCCGGCCTGGCACGAGTTGATGGGCCTCGCCATTGGGCAGGAGACGCATGCGCTGGCCTGGAATCGGCCCGAGACCGGGGCGCAGGTGGCACGGGCCGTGCTGCAATATCTCTGGTACGGCACCGAGCCTGGGATCTGCTGCCCGATCAACATGACCTATGCCGCCGTGCCGGTGATGAAGCAGGACCCTCTGCTTTGGAAGCAGTGGGGCTCTCTCGTCACCTCGAACCGTTACGATCCGCGGCAGGGGCCGGCCCATCTCAAGACGGGCGCGACCGTCGGCACGGCGATGACGGAGACGCAAGGCGGCTCGGATCTGCGCCAGACCCAGACCTATGCCAAGGAGAATGGCGACGGCACCTGGTCTCTGTTCGGGCAAAAGTGGTTCTTCTCGGTGCCGCATTCCGACGTGTTCCTGACGCTGGCACGGACGGGCGAGGGCATATCCTGCTTCGCCGTGCCGGGCTGGCTGCCGGACGGATCGCGCAACGGCATTGCGATCCAACGGCTCAAGGAAAAAGTCGGCAACCGTTCGAGCGCCTCCTCCGAGGTCGAGTTTCGTGGCGCCATCGGGCATCTCATCGGCGAGAAGGGCCGGGGCATCCGCACCGGCCTGTCGATGAACCACAATTCGCGGCTCGACATCGCTGCCGCATCGTCTGGGCTGATGCGGATGGCGGTCTCGCTCGCGGCGCATCACGCGCAGCATCGGCGCGCGTTCCAGAAGGCGCTGATCGACCAGCCGATCATGCAGAATGTGCTGGCCGATCTGGCGATCGAGGCCGAAGCGGCCGCCTGGCTGGCCTTCAGGCTCTTTGCCGCGCTCGACCGGCAGGAGGAATCCGCGAGCGAGCGGCTGCTGGCGCGGGTCGGCGCGCCGATCGCGAAATACTGGATCACGCGGCGGGCGCCGGCCGTCGTCACCGAGGCGCTGGAATGCCATGGCGGCAACGGCTTCATCGAGGAGAACCCCATCGCGCGGCTCTATCGCGAGGCGCCGCTCAACGCGATCTGGGAAGGCTCGGGCAACGTCATCTGCCTCGACGTGCTGCGCTCGCTGGCGCGCGAGGAGGGAGCCGTCGATGTGCTGCGGGCCGAGCTGACTGCGGCCGCGGGCGCTGACCGGCGCTATGACGCGGCACTGAAGCGTCTCGAGGGTGAATTGCCGGAGATGATCCGCAGCGAGGGGCAGGCCCGGCGGCTGACCGAGCGGCTGGCGCTTGCACTGCAAGCCTCGCTGCTGCTGCGTTTTGCGCCCGCGCCGGTGGCGGACGCTTTCATCGCGACAAGATCGGGGGACGGCTGGTCGGGGCAGTTCGGCGACCTGCCGACGAATATCGATGCGGCGGCGCTGGCGCGAAGGGCAGTGCCGGCGGTTCCGTGACCGCCGGCATGTTCGGGGCGAGCCCGGCCGCGAGGGGCGCGGTCAGCCCTGTTCCGGTGCGAAGTTCATCGCCTCGCCGTTGATGCAGTAGCGCAGGCCGGTTGGCGGAGGACCGTCCGGGAAGACGTGGCCGAGATGGCCGCCGCAATTGGCGCAATGCACCTCGACGCGGTGCATGCCGTGGCTGAAATCCTCGGTGGTGCCGACAGCGCCCTCCAGCGGCTGATCGAAGCTCGGCCAGCCGGTGCCGCTTTCGAACTTCTTGTGCGACTTGAACAGGGGCTGATCGCAGCCGGCGCAGGAGAAGGTTCCGGCGCGCTTCTCGTAATTGAGCGCGCAGGAGCCCGCCCGCTCGGTGCCGTGGCCGCGCAGGATGCGGTATTGCTCCGGCGTCAGACGCTGGCGCCATTCGGCATCGGTGAGCTGGAAGGGAAAGGTCTCGGCCTGCTTCTTCTCGGTGCCGAACATGCGCGTCAGACCCATGATGATCTCCTTCTCGGCGGATGGCGCGGTATGCCACCGGCCCGCTGCGCCCAATATGGCGCTTCGGGTGCCGATTTTCAGCCCCCGCCGATAGGGCGCAACGCTTCACGATGGCGGCATTGCCGACCCGTCACCGCACCGTCATGCGACTCCTCTAGTCGGCTCGCCACCTTGAAAGGGAGGCGGGAACCAGTGACGCAGACGGCACGCACGGTTCGTCGGACGACCACACTGGGCCTGAGCACGGCGGTCCAGCGCAGCAAGCGGCTCTCCAAGGCGGGTCTGCTGGAATGGATGTTCACCCGTGCCTTCTCGGGGTTGGTCTATCCGCAGATCTGGGAGGATCCGGTCGTCGACATGGCGGCGCTAGGGCTCCAGGCCGACGACCATGTCGTCGCCATCGCCTCGGGCTCCTGCAACATCCTGTCCTATCTGACCGCGGCGCCGATCCGGGTCAGCGCCGTCGATCTCAATGGCGCCCATATCGCGCTGGGGCGGCTGAAGCTCGCCGCTTTGGGTCGCATGACCGATCATGCGACGTTCCGGCGCTTCTTCGGGGCTGCCGACGCCCGCGAGAACGTGGCGCTCTACGACCGCGAGATCGCGCCGCATCTCGATTCCGTCTCGCGCGGCTACTGGGAGGGGCGGGGGCTCTACGGCCGACGCCGGATCAGTCTTTTCGCCAACGGCTTCTACCGCTATGGGCTGCTCGGCCGCTTCATCGGCACCGGCCATGTGCTGGCACGCCTGCTCGGCGGTCATCCACGTGCGATGCTGGCGGCGCGCGATCTCGCCGAACAGCGGGCGCTCTACGAGAGGCATCTTGCCCCGGTCTTCGATCGCAGGCTGGTGCGCTGGCTGGTGCGTCAGCCGGCCTCGCTCTACGGGCTCGGCATCCCGCCGGCGCAGTACAAGGCACTCGCCGCCGATGGCGAGGATGGCATTCTCGGCGCGCTCAAGCTCAGGCTCGAGCGGCTGGCCTGCGATTTCGATCTCAAGGACAACTACTTCGCGCAGCAGGCTTTCGGCCGCCGTTATGGCACGGGCAGCGACGCGGCGCTGCCGCCCTATCTCCAGCCGCAGAATTTTACGGCGGTGAAAGAGCGGGCCGGTGCCGTCAGCTATCGTCAGAGCGCAATCACGGCCTTTCTGGAGGACCAGCCGGCCAAGAGCTGCGACGCCTTTGTGCTGCTCGATGCGCAGGACTGGATGAACGATGCCGAACTGGCGGCGCTGTGGTCGCAGATCACGCGCACGGCCCGGCCGGGCGCGCGGGTGATCTTCCGCACGGCTGCCGATGAGCGCCTGCTGCCTGGGCGGGTGCCGGATGCACTTCTCGACCAGTGGCGTTATGACGAGGCGAGGAGCCGCGCGCTTTGCCGTCAGGACCGCTCGGCGATCTATGGCGGCTTTCACCTCTACACAATGCCGGAGCAGGCCGCGTGAGCGCGGCCGGGCCGGCCGGTTCCGCCGCCGGGCTGATGGACCGGATCTACCGGCATCAGCGGCACATCTACGATGCCAGCCGCAAGTTCTATCTGCTCGGCCGCGACGGGTTGATCGAAGGGCTCGAGCCACCGCCCGGCGCGGCGATCCTGGAGATCGGCTGCGGCACCGGGCGCAACCTCGTCAAGATCGCGCGGCGCTATCCGGGGTGCGACTGCTACGGGCTCGATGTTTCCGCCGAGATGCTGGCGACGGCGCGAGCTTCGGTGTCGCGCGCTGGGCTGGCCGACCGGATCAGGCTGGCGCAGGCCGATGCGACCGGTTTCGATCCGCAGGTGCTGTTCGGCCGACCGGGCTTCGATCGGATCGTGATCTCCTACGCCTTGTCGATGATCCCACCCTGGCAGCCGGTGGTGACGGAGGCGCTGCGGCGGCTCAATGCGGGCGGCTCGCTGCATGTCGTCGATTTCGGCGATCAGGCCGGGCTGCCGGGCGCGTTCAAGAGTCTGCTGTCGCGCTGGCTCGCGCTGTTCCATGTGACGCCGCGCGAGGATCTGCCCGCGGTGATGCGCCAACTCTCGCAGGTGGCCGGAGCCGGCTGCCGCGTGGCGACGCCCTATCGCGGCTATGCGGTGCATGCCGTGGCGGAGATGCCGCGGGGCTAGGGCATCTCCGAGCCCGCCCCTGACGGCGTCCTTGGCCGCGGGCCTCGCAACCCGCTATCGTCCGGAGAATGGAGAGCGCCGATTCCAGCCTAGCCGAAAGCCGGTTCGAGACCCTGCGGGGCCGGCTGCGCCAGCTCTATCACGGCCGCACCCCGACTGCCCTGCGCTTTCAGGCGGTGACGACCGTCGTCGATCTGCTCATCATCGCTTTCTTCATCATCACGCCGCTGCTGAAGGACAAGCCGGCCTTCCTCTGGATCGATTATTCGGTCGCGGTGATCATGATCGCGGAGATCGGAGCGCGGCTGCTCGCATCGACCAACATGCTGCGTCTGTTGCGCCAGCCGACCATGCTGCTCGACCTCTTCATCCTCCTGACGCTGCTCATGCCGCAATGGCTGGAGAATTTCGGCTTCCTGCGCATCCTGCGGCTGTGGTCGCTCTCGCATAAGGGCATCGTCTGGACGCAGTTCCGGACCACTCGCTTCCGCGAGTGGGAGAACGTGGTGCGCGCGCTCGGCAACATCGCCACGTTCCTCTTCGTCGTCACCGGCTTCGTCTACACCTTCTTCTTCCGGCAGGCGGGCGGGCTGGAGAGCTATGTCCAGGCGCTCTATTTCACGGTCGCGACCGTCACCACCACCGGCTTCGGCGACGTGACCCTGCCAGGGATCGCCGGGAAATTGACCTCGATCGTCGTCATGATCGTTGGCATCACCCTGTTCGTGCGGTTGGCGCAGACCTTGTTCCGCCCCAACAAGATTCTCTTTCCCTGCCCGGAATGCGCATTGCAGCGCCATGAGCCCGACGCGGTCTACTGCAAGGCCTGCGGGCACCGGCTGAAGATACCGGACGAGGGCGAGTGAGACCGCCGCTCAGTGTCGGGTTTCGGTCTCGGGTTCCCTCGCCGGATCCTCGACCTTGATCGACCGCCGCTCCGGCATGCCGATGATCCGCCCGACCGCGGCCGGCAGCGGCATCATGCTGTGGGCGGCCTTCATCAGCGCGAGATTGGCGAGGATGTCGGGCGGGAAGGGCGTCACCTTGCGATGGACCATGTCGACATGGAGCGACATGTTCTCGCTGGTGGCGGCAAGCCAGCCTTCGTTCGCGTGGCGCATCTCAAGGTAATAGTGCAGCCGCTTGTCGTCGAAGGCGATGAGCTGGGCGGTGACGCGGACGAGGTCGCCCTCGGTCAACTCCCGCTTGTAGAGGACGTGGCATTCGGCGGTGAAGGTCGAGGCATGGCGCGTCTCGACATAGTCTCTGGTCAGCCCGACGAGCGAGAAGACCTCGTCGACCGCGCGGTCGAACAGCACATGATAATAGGCCATGTTGAGATGACCGTTGTAGTCA contains the following coding sequences:
- a CDS encoding 50S ribosomal protein L11 methyltransferase → MREGLLPATVATVLELSTSGEKARALTELLGEVFDPTETAISSFEVEEGVTTLSLNAPWKVEIYFAHHPDEEAVRDMLRPIVGDSIDSTPFTTVNQQDWVATSLDGLKPVRAGRVIVHGAHDRDVVRVNDVAIEIEAALAFGTGHHGTTSGCLLALDAALKKRRPRHGLDVGTGTGILALALAKQIKRKVVAGDIDAVAVEVSAHNARLNHAPHALDLYVAPGLRHAKANRPGHFDLIFANILAGPLKRLAPALARALSSDGTLILSGLLAMDVAGVVSAYRHQGVSLASQSLREGWATLVMKKGGAAQRPRRPA
- a CDS encoding GGDEF domain-containing protein — translated: MTPTTRRIIVKASVATVSSIAASLGLAVTIVPLLGGVVDGNAWLMCILCPLLIAWPVSAWQFRQAERFREARNEIARLHRELVEAHRELSAAHAAAVEKARRDGMTGLLNRGSFLTALRESMAGGGEGALLFIDADHFKQINDRFGHPAGDDALQSLATAIAGTVGAGDLSGRLGGEEFAVYLPGLAADEARLMAAKILEAVRSLRIDVAADRTIALTVSIGAAVQTGGVTLNELIAEADEQLYRAKTLGRNRAAFALDVAAVA
- a CDS encoding SDR family oxidoreductase; this encodes MNISGNTILITGGGSGIGRALAEALHARGNQIIIAGRRERVLDEVTAANPGMASMLLDIQDRADIEAFARQTVERFPKLNAVLNNAGIMKPEDIPAGISLAIAEETIATNLLGPIRLTTALLPHLLKQPRATVLTVSSGLAFVPLALTPTYSATKAAIHSWSIGLREQLRNTPVEVIEIAPPYVQTELMGAQQAVDPAAMPLADFTAEVMTILETRPDAAEVIVERCKPLRYAEANGNFAQVFAALNDQHA
- a CDS encoding helix-turn-helix domain-containing protein, which codes for MAVMHARSEAVPPVSPAVESLVRQVIAQVADKWTMLVLEALEERGTLRFTEVGRMVGGISQKMLTKTLREMERDGLVLRTVHPVIPPHVDYTLTELGRELSAAFCGVWVWAETYYGEVSAARKAFRAREEGA
- a CDS encoding TetR/AcrR family transcriptional regulator is translated as MTASASTSDEILRCARSLLIEGGYNGFSYADIAKVVGIRNASIHHHFPSKADLVRTLVARYREEAEAGIAALERQFPDPAQQLRAYTGYWEACIGDASAPICVCALLASQIPVLPPEIALEVRAHFRALSAWLTSVLERGATQGSLQLSGSAKAEAEAFMACVHGAMLSARAYGDPKIFGAIIHPRLEQLTAPR
- a CDS encoding UvrD-helicase domain-containing protein codes for the protein MSETDAFSAPSPRPGGLAARAAAQPAAGYLAGLNPEQRQAVEATEGPVLVLAGAGTGKTRVLTTRIGHLISTGRAYPSQILAVTFTNKAAREMKERVAHLVGPVAEGMPWLGTFHSISAKLLRRHAELLDLRSDFTILDTDDQIRLMKQVIQAENIDEKRWPGRMLAGFIDSWKNRGLAPKDVPAGEAAVFAHGKGGKLYAAYQERLLALNAVDFGDLLLHCLTLFRDYPDVLQTYHERFRYILVDEYQDTNTAQYLWLRLLAQGRRNICCVGDDDQSIYGWRGAEVDNILRFEHDFPGATVIRLERNYRSTGHILATASKLIARNEGRLGKTLRTEDALGEKVTITGAWDSQEEARLVSDEIEAMQAKGLDLGEVAVLVRISAQMREIEERFVQAGVPYRVIGGPRFYERAEIRDALAYLRCVVSPTDDLAFERIVNVPKRGLGDATVQLLHNHARATGFSLMQSARAAVESDELKPKARTALRELVDAFGRWSARAEHMRQGELAELVLEESGYTEMWKKDRSADAAGRLENLKELVRSLDEFPDLPAFLEHVSLVMDADGGEAEQRRVSIMTLHAAKGLEFDTVFLPGWEEGLFPNQRALDENGRAGLEEERRLAHVGLTRARKKLKLYFASNRRIHGLWQTSLPSRFIDELPEEHVEVEQAPTSYSQGGYGASRFDRMESFGSTYNTPGWQRAQENRAKNSGFSESGRGFGGSSRQRGPLLIEGELTAKSTGESAYGEGARVFHVKFGPGSVASVDGNKLTVDFDKAGRKMVLDSFVQRAG
- a CDS encoding acyl-CoA dehydrogenase family protein; its protein translation is MAEPDRQNRWEITNQVPILAGYDAFAADPALPGIVSAFGADWARERLHEAGRTIGSARVQELAYLANRYTPELRAFDRFGNRIDEIAFHPAWHELMGLAIGQETHALAWNRPETGAQVARAVLQYLWYGTEPGICCPINMTYAAVPVMKQDPLLWKQWGSLVTSNRYDPRQGPAHLKTGATVGTAMTETQGGSDLRQTQTYAKENGDGTWSLFGQKWFFSVPHSDVFLTLARTGEGISCFAVPGWLPDGSRNGIAIQRLKEKVGNRSSASSEVEFRGAIGHLIGEKGRGIRTGLSMNHNSRLDIAAASSGLMRMAVSLAAHHAQHRRAFQKALIDQPIMQNVLADLAIEAEAAAWLAFRLFAALDRQEESASERLLARVGAPIAKYWITRRAPAVVTEALECHGGNGFIEENPIARLYREAPLNAIWEGSGNVICLDVLRSLAREEGAVDVLRAELTAAAGADRRYDAALKRLEGELPEMIRSEGQARRLTERLALALQASLLLRFAPAPVADAFIATRSGDGWSGQFGDLPTNIDAAALARRAVPAVP